A window of the Cannabis sativa cultivar Pink pepper isolate KNU-18-1 chromosome X, ASM2916894v1, whole genome shotgun sequence genome harbors these coding sequences:
- the LOC115705361 gene encoding uncharacterized protein LOC115705361, which yields MAMVDSAPSPPSSTNTNLRVSPKTVEKAVKALLKWKISKSDTQKPQLLDEDEFVYLVLTLKKIPAKERVNAYKVPLAHSLYSESAELCLIIDDSSKSGLTKDDAMKKIKAEGIPVSKVIKLSKLKTDYKAFESKRKLCDSYDMFLADKRVVTLLPRLLGKQFFKKKKIPVPVDLKHKNWKEQIEKACSSALLFLRTGTCCVVRVAKSSMSSDDIVENVVAAINGIVEFVPRKWGNVRSFHLKLLESVALPVYQALPDMRLKIEGVKAEKVEKEEEGDKKVGKEDKVAKKKGRIHEVRYMDVNAEEEGIYEGDDVVDSDVELGVENDVMGSGDSGKKKRKKGDEAKEDEVVAEKPLKKSTKAKDGIVKKMKKKADDSSIKAVEDGERKEKKLKKSGGETKVKANKRKLVE from the coding sequence ATGGCTATGGTGGATTCAGCTCCTTCTCCTCCTTCTTCAACAAACACAAACCTAAGAGTGAGTCCCAAAACGGTAGAGAAGGCTGTAAAAGCTCTTCTGAAATGGAAGATTTCGAAATCGGATACACAAAAGCCTCAGCTTTTAGACGAAGACGAATTCGTCTACCTTGTATTGACATTGAAGAAAATCCCAGCCAAGGAGCGTGTCAATGCTTACAAGGTCCCTCTAGCTCACTCCTTATATTCCGAATCAGCTGAGCTCTGCCTCATTATCGATGACAGCTCCAAATCTGGTCTTACCAAAGACGACGCCATGAAAAAGATTAAGGCCGAAGGGATTCCTGTGTCGAAAGTTATAAAGCTTTCGAAGCTCAAAACAGATTACAAAGCCTTTGAATCAAAGCGCAAGCTTTGTGATTCGTATGACATGTTTTTGGCCGATAAACGTGTTGTTACTTTGTTGCCTAGACTTTTAGGGAAGCAATTcttcaagaagaagaagattccTGTGCCTGTGGATTTGAAGCACAAGAATTGGAAAGAACAGATTGAGAAGGCATGTAGCTCTGCTTTGTTGTTCTTAAGGACCGGGACTTGTTGTGTTGTAAGGGTTGCAAAATCTTCCATGAGTTCTGATGATATTGTGGAGAATGTGGTTGCTGCCATTAATGGGATTGTAGAGTTTGTGCCTAGGAAATGGGGGAATGTAAGGTCCTTCCATTTGAAGCTGTTGGAGTCTGTTGCATTGCCTGTGTATCAGGCATTGCCCGATATGAGGTTGAAGATTGAGGGAGTTAAGGCTGAGAAGGttgagaaggaagaagaaggcgATAAGAAGGTTGGTAAGGAGGATAAAGTTGCGAAAAAGAAGGGTCGAATTCATGAAGTTCGGTATATGGATGTTAATGCTGAAGAGGAAGGCATTTATGAGGGTGATGATGTAGTTGATAGTGATGTGGAATTAGGTGTTGAGAATGATGTAATGGGCAGTGGTGATTcggggaagaagaagaggaagaaaggAGATGAAGCTAAGGAGGATGAGGTTGTTGCAGAGAAGCCATTGAAGAAATCGACAAAGGCAAAAGATGGAATtgtgaagaagatgaagaagaaggcaGATGATTCATCTATCAAAGCGGTCGAAGATGGAGAAAGAAAGGAGAAGAAGTTGAAGAAGAGTGGAGGAGAAACTAAGGTGAAAGCTAATAAAAGAAAGTTAGTTGAGTAA
- the LOC115705378 gene encoding probable transcriptional regulatory protein At2g25830 isoform X1: MSSSRALGGIFFHRFCNGVSPRYPNSIIFHRNGFLGKNLQVLSPSSSSWARVFHNGCSSNTGVRTIWTVSPLCMGRRSSKIAGRKGIQDAKKAKLYARIGKEVVSAVKKGGTSPVSNSTLAAILEKAKELDVPKDILERNIKRASEKGQESYIEKIYEVYGFAGVSIVVEVLTDKITRSVAAVREVVKDCGGKMADPGSVMFKFRRARVVNIKASDVDKDQLLDIALDAGAEDVIEPPVYEDDDIDDDTSESYYKIVSSSENYSAILSKLREEGISFETDNGSELIPITTIEVDDEAMELNKELMSKLLDLDDVDAVYTDQK; this comes from the exons ATGAGTTCAAGCAGAGCACTCGGAGGCATTTTCTTCCACAGATTCTGCAATGGGGTTTCTCCAAGATACCCAAATTCCATAATCTTCCATA GGAATGGCTTTCTGGGCAAGAACTTACAGGTATTATCTCCATCTTCGTCTTCATGGGCACGGGTTTTTCATAATGGATGTAGCAGTAATACTGGGGTTAGGACCATATGGACTGTCTCTCCTCTCTGTATGGGGAGACGTTCTAGCAAAATAGCTGGAAGAAag GGGATTCAAGATGCCAAGAAGGCAAAGCTGTATGCCAGGATTGGAAAGGAAGTAGTTTCTGC CGTGAAAAAAGGTGGTACAAGTCCTGTATCAAACTCAACCCTGGCTGCTATACTTGAGAAAGCCAAGGAGCTCGATGTCCCGAAGGATATTTTGGAAAGAAACATTAAGAGAGCTTCTGAGAAGGGACAAGAATCTTACATTGAAAAAATCTACGAG GTATATGGTTTTGCCGGGGTCAGTATTGTTGTTGAGGTTCTGACAGACAAGATAACTCGATCGGTGGCAGCGGTTAGAGAGGTAGTGAAGGACTGTGGTGGAAAGATGGCTGACCCAGGATCTGTGATGTTTAAGTTCAGACGTGCTCGAGTTGTAAACATAAAAGCCTCGGACGTTGACAAGGATCAACTCCTTGATATTGCATTAGATGCTGGTGCTGAGGATGTTATTGAACCTCCCGTCTATGAAGATGATGATATTGATGATGATACTTCGGAAAG CTACTATAAAATCGTAAGCTCATCGGAAAACTACTCTGCAATACTGTCGAAACTACGCGAGGAAGGAATAAGTTTCGAGACTGATAATGGTTCTGAATTAATTCCAATTACCACTATTGAG GTAGATGATGAGGCTATGGAATTGAACAAGGAGCTTATGTCCAAATTACTTGATCTAGACGATGTCGACGCTGTTTATACAGATCAGAAGTGA
- the LOC115705372 gene encoding CDT1-like protein a, chloroplastic, whose protein sequence is MSSSSSIPFRSKKPLNQIPPKPQNQNLDLKTPEKPPVLPRRNVALSLKQVRKAAERISVPSNQKSSSDGKAQISSARRKIVDFPERQKTKDDSDVAELPERFEILGEFFNNLNNSIRLLKLKGSATNFTNIRPKIESLTDARRFTYTHLAQLKYLLPEVIEIKKTLIFNEKTSCMKPDLHISLNLDALESDKKLKSEDRNSYLRRVFQSRLVDFSRSHPEDLEVPKGELPEPFNNLERGVNSAFIKVPPSSPCEAVDVQLVGEESDKVHEELKSIQSTHLKVNKVSGSALLSKTLSEKPKTQLQAAASHLSCSFQSRFSRRQRSIAVDDLPPKSSEPSAQSSGDLVADSCPKTASSIEEVNIGIDFCPLNATPSKVLSVLEDGTPMKNASIESTPVKPIFNKEEVTPLKNASIESTPVKSDSTPARLMTATPALRPSKRSYMSPEDNSISDKLVRRQPCSKSLNFESPVKNNRAKDEDIDMKGVSIDKNLLDILPENLLHSIREKEIKAMEERDPAITQAKRRRKMIASLPKLFNMIHFLFQSINRSVITKEELMHKIVSSHFDIVDKREVDEQLSLLVELVPDWISEKMGSGGDLLLRINKTTSPESIRSRLEEAK, encoded by the exons ATGAGCTCTTCTTCCTCCATTCCTTTCAGATCCAAGAAACCCTTGAACCAAATCCCTCCTAAGCCCCAAAACCAAAATCTAGATCTCAAAACTCCCGAGAAGCCGCCGGTTCTTCCTCGCCGGAATGTTGCTTTGTCTCTGAAGCAAGTGAGGAAAGCAGCTGAAAGAATCAGTGTACCATCGAATCAGAAGAGTTCTTCTGATGGGAAGGCTCAGATCTCTTCTGCTCGACGGAAAATCGTTGACTTTCCCGAGAGGCAGAAGACGAAGGACGATTCTGATGTGGCTGAGTTGCCGGAAAG GTTTGAGATTCTTGGAGAGTTTTTCAATAATTTGAATAATTCGATTCGGTTGCTCAAGTTGAAAGGTTCGGCGACGAATTTTACTAATATTCGCCCCAAAATCGAGTCTTTAACTGATGCTAG GAGGTTTACTTATACTCACTTGGCTCAGTTGAAATATCTTTTACCTGAGGTGATTGAGATTAAGAAGACACTAATATTCAATGAGAAAACGAGTTGTATGAAGCCAGATCTTCATATTTCTTTGAATCTGGATGCATTAGAGAGTGACAAGAAGTTGAAATCTGAAGATCGTAATTCATACCTGAGAAGGGTCTTTCAGTCTCGGCTTGTGGATTTTTCAAGATCTCATCCTGAG GATCTTGAAGTTCCGAAAGGAGAGCTGCCAGAGCCATTCAATAATCTAGAGCGAGGTGTTAATTCAGCCTTTATCAAAGTTCCGCCGTCATCTCCTTGTGAGGCAGTAGATGTTCAATTAGTTGGTGAAGAATCTGATAAAGTTCATGAGGAACTGAAGTCAATTCAGTCTACTCATTTAAAGGTGAACAAAGTGTCTGGTTCAGCATTGCTTTCAAAGACATTATCTGAGAAACCTAAGACCCAACTGCAAGCTGCAGCAAGTCATCTGTCTTGCTCTTTCCAAAGTCGCTTTTCTCGAAGACAGAGAAGCATTGCTGTTGATGACTTGCCTCCAAAATCATCCGAGCCTTCAGCTCAATCTTCGGGTGATTTAGTTGCTGACTCATGCCCTAAGACAGCTTCCTCCATTGAGGAAGTGAATATTGGCATCGATTTTTGCCCATTGAATGCAACTCCGAGCAAAGTACTATCTGTCCTCGAAGATGGCACTCCGATGAAAAATGCTAGTATTGAGTCAACTCCAGTAAAACCTATCTTCAATAAAGAAGAAGTTACTCCACTAAAAAATGCTAGTATTGAATCAACTCCAGTAAAGTCTGATTCTACACCAGCCAGGCTAATGACTGCCACACCTGCATTGCGTCCATCAAAGAGAAGTTACATGAGCCCGGAAGATAATTCTATCAGTGACAAGTTGGTTAGGCGCCAACCTTGTTCTAAATCATTAAATTTCGAGAGTCCTGTTAAGAATAACAGAGCTAAGGATGAAGACATTGATATGAAGGGTGTCTCAATCGATAAAAATCTTCTCGATATTCTTCCTGAGAATCTTTTGCATTCG ATTAGAGAAAAAGAGATCAAAGCTATGGAGGAACGGGATCCAGCTATAACTCAAGCAAAGAGAAGGCGAAAAATGATTGCAAGCCTACCTAAGCTCTTCAACATGATTCATTTCTTATTTCAGTCAATAAATCGATCAGTTATCACAAAGGAAGAGCTTATGCACAAGATAGTCTCAAGCCATTTCGATATTGTTGACAAGA GAGAAGTTGATGAGCAACTTAGCTTACTGGTGGAACTGGTCCCGGATTGGATTTCTGAGAAGATGGGGTCTGGTGGAGATTTGCTTCTCCG CATTAACAAAACAACGAGTCCCGAGTCAATTCGCTCACGCCTTGAAGAAGCAAAGTGA
- the LOC115705408 gene encoding carotenoid cleavage dioxygenase 8 homolog B, chloroplastic, whose amino-acid sequence MINSNYYYYNNNITIRDHHQLHHHHKISKKAIITINNSKIMNVATPPIMPKTSPVPPPLQPPEKKSLRREWSGSDHHVAWTSVRQERWEGELLVDGDIPLWLNGTYLRNGPGLWHIGNYDFRHLFDGYATLVKLNFRDGRLIAGHRQVESDAYKAAKKNNKLCYREFSETPKTDNFLAYIGELANLLSGSSLTDNANTGVVKLGDGRVVCLTETQKGSIIIDPETLETVGKFEYSDSLGGLIHSAHPIVTETEFLTLLPDLISPGYLVVRMEPGSNERKVIGRVNCRNGPSPGWVHSFPVTEHYVVVPEMPLRYCAQNLLKAEPTPLYKFQWHPESKAFMHVMCKSSGKIVASVEVPLFITFHFINAYEEKDEEGRVRAIVADCCEHNADTTILDKLTLHNLRSYNGQHDVLPDARVGRFRIPLDGSPYGKLEAALDANEHGRGMDMCSINPSYLGQKYRYAYACGAQRPCNFPNTITKIDLVEKKAKNWYEEGVVPSEPYFVARPGATEEDDGVVISMISEKNGGGYALLLDASTFEEIARAKFPYGLPYGLHGCWVPNPNK is encoded by the exons ATGATAAactctaattattattattataataataatataacaataagAGACCATCATcaacttcatcatcatcataagaTTTCAAAGAAGGCtattattactattaataatagtaaaataatgAACGTGGCAACTCCTCCAATTATGCCGAAAACTTCGCCGGTCCCACCACCTCTACAGCCGCCGGAGAAGAAGAGCCTTCGCCGTGAATGGAGCGGCTCCGATCATCATGTTGCGTGGACCAGTGTTCGCCAAGAAAGATGGGAAGGAGAGCTTCTTGTTGATGGAGATATACCACTATGGCTG AATGGGACGTACCTAAGGAATGGTCCTGGCTTGTGGCACATAGGAAATTACGATTTCCGCCACTTATTCGACGGCTACGCCACTCTCGTCAAGCTCAACTTTCGAGACGGCCGCCTTATTGCGGGCCACCGCCAAGTAGAATCTGATGCCTACAAGGCAGCTAAGAAGAATAACAAGCTTTGTTATCGCGAGTTCTCTGAAACACCCAAAACTGATAATTTTTTGGCGTATATAGGAGAACTCGCGAATCTCTTGTCAGGCTCATCGCTCACTGACAACGCTAATACTGGCGTTGTCAAGTTGGGCGACGGCAGAGTTGTCTGTTTGACAGAAACTCAGAAGGGTTCGATAATTATCGACCCTGAAACACTTGAGACTGTTGGGAAGTTTGAGTATAGCGACTCTTTGGGTGGTTTGATCCACTCGGCGCACCCTATTGTGACGGAGACGGAGTTCTTGACTTTGTTGCCGGACTTGATTAGCCCCGGTTACTTGGTGGTGAGGATGGAGCCTGGGAGCAATGAGAGAAAG GTGATTGGTAGAGTGAACTGCCGTAATGGGCCGTCCCCGGGATGGGTCCACTCATTCCCGGTGACGGAACACTACGTAGTGGTACCCGAGATGCCACTGAGGTATTGTGCTCAGAATCTACTCAAGGCTGAGCCAACACCTTTGTACAAGTTTCAATGGCATCCTGAATCTAAAGCCTTCATGCATGTGATGTGCAAGAgcagtggcaaaatt gtGGCGAGTGTGGAGGTGCCGTTGTTCATAACATTTCATTTCATAAATGCTTATGAAGAGAAAGATGAAGAAGGAAGAGTTAGGGCAATAGTAGCAGATTGTTGTGAGCATAATGCTGATACCACAATTCTTGATAAACTTACTCTTCATAATCTTCGCTCTTATAACGGCCAACATGATGTTTTACCTGATGCCAG AGTGGGTAGGTTCAGAATTCCATTGGATGGGAGTCCATATGGGAAGCTTGAAGCAGCATTAGATGCCAATGAACATGGGAGAGGCATGGATATGTGTAGCATAAATCCATCTTACTTAGGCCAAAAATACAGATATGCTTATGCTTGTGGTGCTCAACGCCCATGCAACTTTCCCAACACCATTACTAAG ATTGATTTAGTAGAGAAAAAGGCTAAAAATTGGTACGAGGAAGGTGTAGTACCTTCCGAACCATACTTCGTGGCTCGACCAGGAGCAACAGAAGAAGATGACG GTGTAGTAATATCGATGATTAGTGAGAAAAATGGAGGTGGATACGCATTGTTATTGGATGCATCTACCTTTGAAGAGATTGCAAGAGCAAAGTTTCCCTATGGTCTTCCCTATGGACTCCATGGCTGCTGGGTTCCAAATCCAAACAAATAA
- the LOC115705378 gene encoding probable transcriptional regulatory protein At2g25830 isoform X2 produces the protein MGRRSSKIAGRKGIQDAKKAKLYARIGKEVVSAVKKGGTSPVSNSTLAAILEKAKELDVPKDILERNIKRASEKGQESYIEKIYEVYGFAGVSIVVEVLTDKITRSVAAVREVVKDCGGKMADPGSVMFKFRRARVVNIKASDVDKDQLLDIALDAGAEDVIEPPVYEDDDIDDDTSESYYKIVSSSENYSAILSKLREEGISFETDNGSELIPITTIEVDDEAMELNKELMSKLLDLDDVDAVYTDQK, from the exons ATGGGGAGACGTTCTAGCAAAATAGCTGGAAGAAag GGGATTCAAGATGCCAAGAAGGCAAAGCTGTATGCCAGGATTGGAAAGGAAGTAGTTTCTGC CGTGAAAAAAGGTGGTACAAGTCCTGTATCAAACTCAACCCTGGCTGCTATACTTGAGAAAGCCAAGGAGCTCGATGTCCCGAAGGATATTTTGGAAAGAAACATTAAGAGAGCTTCTGAGAAGGGACAAGAATCTTACATTGAAAAAATCTACGAG GTATATGGTTTTGCCGGGGTCAGTATTGTTGTTGAGGTTCTGACAGACAAGATAACTCGATCGGTGGCAGCGGTTAGAGAGGTAGTGAAGGACTGTGGTGGAAAGATGGCTGACCCAGGATCTGTGATGTTTAAGTTCAGACGTGCTCGAGTTGTAAACATAAAAGCCTCGGACGTTGACAAGGATCAACTCCTTGATATTGCATTAGATGCTGGTGCTGAGGATGTTATTGAACCTCCCGTCTATGAAGATGATGATATTGATGATGATACTTCGGAAAG CTACTATAAAATCGTAAGCTCATCGGAAAACTACTCTGCAATACTGTCGAAACTACGCGAGGAAGGAATAAGTTTCGAGACTGATAATGGTTCTGAATTAATTCCAATTACCACTATTGAG GTAGATGATGAGGCTATGGAATTGAACAAGGAGCTTATGTCCAAATTACTTGATCTAGACGATGTCGACGCTGTTTATACAGATCAGAAGTGA